TTGCGGATTGGGGAAGATTTCAGCCCAATCTCTCCCTTATTGTTAGCGGTGGCCATTCGTTATTGGTGCACGTGACGGCACCGTTGGATCATCAAATCTTAGGCAGCACCCTGGATGATGCCGCCGGCGAGTGCTTCGATAAAATCGCCAAGCAACTGGGTTTGGGTTACCCCGGCGGGCCGGAAGTTGACCGGCTTGCGCGCGGCGGCAATCCATCCGTCTATAGTTTCGCGCGCCCGATGCTCAATCAACCCAACGATGACTTTAGCTTTAGCGGCTTAAAAACTTCGGTCAGATATTTTCTCGAGAAAAACCCTGAGCTTGCCGCTGATAACGCTCGGCTCCCTGATCTGTGCGCCAGTGCTCAAGCAGCAATTGTGGAGGTGCTGGTAAAAAAAACAATCCGCGCCGCCAAGCGTGAACGCGTGCGGTGCCTTACTTTGTCCGGCGGAGTGGCGTGCAACAGTGAGCTTCGAAAACAGTTGCAGGTAGTCTGTGATAAGAATGCATTTACCCTGCGCCTCGCTTCGCCGGATTTGTGCACTGACAACGCCGCGATGATCGGGTTATTGGCGGAGAAGCAGTTTGCCGAAGGAATTGAGCCGGAACCAATCGGGGCGGATATTCAACCCGGAATGGCATTAACAAAGCGCCTGTAATTCCAGGTCGCTTACTTTTCACCGTTCACTTGCTGGGTGAACGCAGCAAATCGGCTCAGTGCTTGTTCCAGATTTTCCATGCTGGTTGCGTAACTAATGCGGAGATAGTCGTCAGAGCCAAAGGCAATTCCCGGGACGGCGGCGACTTTGGCTTCGGACAATAGGCGCTCACAAAACTCCGCTGATTTCAGGCCGGTGCTGGAAATGTTTGGGAACAAGTAAAATGCGCCTTGAGCGTTCACGCAAGTAACGCCGGGCATGGCGTTGAGCTGTTCGTGCGCGAAGGCGCGGCGTTTGGAAAACTCGGTCATCCAAACCCCGAGGTGATCCTGCGGGCCGTCGAGCGCCTCTACCGCGCCGGATTGTGCGAAGGAAGTTGGGTTGCTGGTGCTGTGACTCTGGATGGCACTGATGGCATTGGCAATCGGTAAGGGCGCAGCAGTGAAGCCAATCCGCCAGCCGGTCATTGAATATGCTTTAGCAAGACCGTGTACGATAATGGTGTGCGCTTGATGCTCAGGCGAGCATGCGGCGACGCTTTGGAAGACGGCATCGCCATAAAGAAGTTTTTCATAAATTTCATCGCTCATGATGAGCACCCCTTTTTCTATGCACACATCGCCAAGCGCGCGCACTTCGTCGGGTGTGTAAACACTGCCGGTCGGGTTACTTGGGGAATTTAAAATAAACAGTCGCGTGCGATCCGTGATGGCGGCGCGAAGTTGATCGGGCGTTACTTTGAATTCGGTAGTGTCAGTGGTTTCAACTATCACCGGTGTGGCGCCGGCGAGCGTGACCATTTCGGGGTAGCTCAGCCAATAAGGCGCAGGGATAATCACCTCGTCACCTTCCTCGCAGGTGGCAAGGATTACATTATAGCATGAATGCTTGCCGCCACAGGAAACGATGATTTGCTGCGGATCGTATTGAAGATTGTTTTCGCGCTCAAATTTACGGGCTACTGCCGCGCGCAATTCAGGCGTGCCGGCTGCGGGGGTGTATTTGGTGAATCCGTCGGCCAAGGCTTGTGTGGCGGCAGATTTGATGTGCTCGGGTGTGTCAAAATCCGGTTCGCCCGCGCCGAGCCCGATCACATCCTCGCCCGCGGCGCGCAGCGCTTTGGCTTTGGCAGTAATGGCGAGCGTGAGCGAGGGTGACAGCGATGCAGCACGTTTCGAAATTCGGTAGTTCATTGCGCGGAGAAGATGCCGCAGGCGATTGCGCGGCGCAAGCGGTTTTCCTCTTTCCAAATATTGCTGAACCGAGTATTTGTGTGCTTATGCGTATCCTGTGTTGTTTAGTGCTGCTCGCATTCACCGCTTGCAACAAGAAGCCCCAAACCAAATTCGGTCAACTGAAGGAATTGGCTGATGACGGTGATGTGACTGCGCAATTTGAAGTTGGCAATTCGTACTACTTCAGAAATAGCAAACGGGAACACAAACTAGGCCTGGAGTACCTCGAAATGGCCGCTGGAAACGGGCATATCGAGGCGCAGTTTTTAGTAGGCTTCATGTATGATGTTGGCGAGGGGCAGGTGGGGCGTGACAGCAAAAAGGCGGGGGAATATCTTTCACGCGCCGCTGCGCAGGGCCACGCTGAAGCGCAGCAACTGATG
The genomic region above belongs to Limisphaerales bacterium and contains:
- a CDS encoding pyridoxal phosphate-dependent aminotransferase — encoded protein: MNYRISKRAASLSPSLTLAITAKAKALRAAGEDVIGLGAGEPDFDTPEHIKSAATQALADGFTKYTPAAGTPELRAAVARKFERENNLQYDPQQIIVSCGGKHSCYNVILATCEEGDEVIIPAPYWLSYPEMVTLAGATPVIVETTDTTEFKVTPDQLRAAITDRTRLFILNSPSNPTGSVYTPDEVRALGDVCIEKGVLIMSDEIYEKLLYGDAVFQSVAACSPEHQAHTIIVHGLAKAYSMTGWRIGFTAAPLPIANAISAIQSHSTSNPTSFAQSGAVEALDGPQDHLGVWMTEFSKRRAFAHEQLNAMPGVTCVNAQGAFYLFPNISSTGLKSAEFCERLLSEAKVAAVPGIAFGSDDYLRISYATSMENLEQALSRFAAFTQQVNGEK
- a CDS encoding sel1 repeat family protein → MTAMQHVSKFGSSLRGEDAAGDCAAQAVFLFPNIAEPSICVLMRILCCLVLLAFTACNKKPQTKFGQLKELADDGDVTAQFEVGNSYYFRNSKREHKLGLEYLEMAAGNGHIEAQFLVGFMYDVGEGQVGRDSKKAGEYLSRAAAQGHAEAQQLMIMRTQYGDGVPKSAAKAFMWAVLATANGDPKAARHKRGMEAELPTAVVREGRRMAKEFKPKRELIGQ
- the tsaD gene encoding tRNA (adenosine(37)-N6)-threonylcarbamoyltransferase complex transferase subunit TsaD, whose protein sequence is MRLLAIETSCDETSAAVIVDGRAASTVVSSQIKIHAEYGGVVPELATREHLRNLQPVVRETLRRANLEPGKLDAIAATRGPGLPPALMVGWKAAQSMAYALNCPLMSVNHVQGHLYSPWFTGEPPVADWGRFQPNLSLIVSGGHSLLVHVTAPLDHQILGSTLDDAAGECFDKIAKQLGLGYPGGPEVDRLARGGNPSVYSFARPMLNQPNDDFSFSGLKTSVRYFLEKNPELAADNARLPDLCASAQAAIVEVLVKKTIRAAKRERVRCLTLSGGVACNSELRKQLQVVCDKNAFTLRLASPDLCTDNAAMIGLLAEKQFAEGIEPEPIGADIQPGMALTKRL